In Dysidea avara chromosome 3, odDysAvar1.4, whole genome shotgun sequence, a single window of DNA contains:
- the LOC136248949 gene encoding SAP domain-containing ribonucleoprotein-like isoform X1, giving the protein MSNAGLDEGTEDMHEIDIAEIKKLKVQELRTRLVDLGLSNKGNKPELVARLIEHLQKEAEEEELGDELLDEDNLEESYEGDKKPDTAANEPTKKQEKSDVTDGKDSKDEVADDKPATDDKPATEAAKKPISQMTAQERAELRAKRFGVSEEEAKKMARRERFGPVDAGGSFSKKIKLSDEEMEKLKARATRFGSSVSPALTSLEDDAKKKQREQKFGAVPVTSLSSEQRKQKRAAKFNS; this is encoded by the exons ATGAGTAACGCGGGTTTGGATGAAGGCACGGAAGATATGCATGAGATTGATATTGCGGAGATCAAGAAGTTAAAG GTGCAAGAGCTTCGCACGCGACTCGTGGATCTAGGCTTGAGCAACAAAGGAAACAAACCGGAACTTGTCGCAAGACTGATCGAGCATTTACAGAAGGAAG CTGAAGAAGAAGAATTAGGTGATGAGTTACTTGATGAGGACAATCTTGAGGAGTCCTACGAGGGAGACAAGAAGCCTGACACTGCTGCCAACGAACCAACCAAGAAG CAGGAGAAATCAGATGTTACTGATGGCAAGGACTCTAAGGATGAGGTAGCAGATGATAAACCAGCAACAGA TGACAAGCCTGCaactgaagcagccaagaagcCAATATCTCAGATGACTGCACAGGAG CGTGCTGAACTACGTGCAAAGAGGTTTGGGGTGAGTGAGGAAGAGGCGAAGAAGATGGCTCGCCGTGAAAG GTTTGGACCAGTCGACGCTGGTGGCAGCTTTAGTAAGAAAATTAAATTATCTGATGAG GAGATGGAAAAGTTAAAGGCGCGTGCTACTCGTTTTGGATCGTCTGTGTCTCCAGCCTTAACATCACTTGAAGATGACGCAAAGAAAAAACAGAGGGAGCAGAAATTTGGAGCTGTACCTGTCACGTCACTGAGCTCGGAG CAAAGAAAACAGAAGAGAGCTGCAAAGTTTAACAGTTAA
- the LOC136248952 gene encoding uncharacterized protein isoform X1 codes for MRLLLSVSLIFLLLSLQCRAEDNYVCTTDGLPASCGCKVNTTTPFIVNLKFDKPVQTAVDPQVQYVYGGCDGVPELQCDKETAICVVDSGTSAEIASLNNVTYVVNAVNPLNISAIYKGGDKSIAAAILYLVCNKTYDNATLSYLFSDVQYYHFELVYSKFCIPSVLSIANTATVAISSGSVNTKVTAVKEQTDCRGYQTRKILFGSVIIIIIVVAVVYFRKRTRHHIQHKEIPLHQ; via the exons ATGAGGCTCCTCCTCAGTGTCTCGTTGATTTTTCTGCTGTTATCTTTGCAATGTCGAGCTGAGGACAACTACGTGTGTACCACGGATGGTCTACCAGCCTCGTGTGGTTGTAAGGTGAACACAACCACTCCATTCATCGTTAACCTCAAGTTCGATAAACCTGT TCAGACAGCCGTGGATCCTCAAGTTCAGTACGTGTATGGAGGATGTGACGGTGTACCTGAGTTGCAGTGTGACAAAGAAACAGCG ATTTGTGTGGTTGATTCTGGTACCTCAGCTGAAATAGCTTCTCTGAATAACGTCACTTACGTGGTGAATGCCGTTAATCCACTAAATATTTCAGCTATCTATAAGGGAGGTGACAAATCAAT TGCTGCAGCTATTTTATACCTGGTGTGTAATAAGACTTATGATAATGCAACACTGTCATATTTATTCAGTGATGTTCAGTACTAT CATTTTGAGCTTGTATATTCCAAGTTCTGCATCCCTTCTGTCTTATCCATTGCTAACACAGCCACTGTAGCAATATCTTCTGGAAGTGTCAACACAAAAGTGACTGCAGTTAAAGAACAGACAGATTGCCGTGGTTACCAAACCAGGAAGATTTTGTTTGGTTCAgtaattatcatcatcattgttgtAGCTGTTGTTTATTTCAGAAAGAGAACAAGACATCATATTCAACATAAGGAGATTCCCCTGCATCAATAG
- the LOC136248939 gene encoding uncharacterized protein — MMAARDVLPLDIPASLQDWVIDNIQLGRQIGRGANGRILEARWEGTDVAVKEIHTIFMNEVSEEEFQALRQRFLRECEQSSRLRHPKIVRFFGIYISPGARIPSLVMERLHCSLTNLLEQTPVIPTETKLKILYDVSLGVRYLHSRTLPIIHRDLSSNNVLLSERMEAKVGDLGTARLVDPIKQSKMTTAPGTIHFMPPEALADTPENVQYGKELDVFSFGCVMLHTLSHQWPTPLEPVVTDPTTFEVKGCTEVERRSQYFSRMDRSKLGVLVSLIESCLSNLPKNRTSIVTLCEQLEGLVNKEHLSDLPQLQSLQTIGVEIKSKGDRLSQHQGTQNQPKDEVDFDENTKVDGLVSNLQSLSPYQSPAQLQTLASDISGTEMGQDLLKQLTVDKVPPSSMESITPMMNPTMPKQVRTSTGNNLKFTWQKCADLPIKALALSVAELDGKLYAAVDDSKNTPLVYDLHKDCWSVLPKLPYLRFSLVAVPNRKQLLAIGGSVVDGKATNKVFLWNEKYEKWFNRYPDMPTARCLASCISHGSSVIVAGGATSWDPKSAIRSVEVLHIADNHSHWSVVKHLPNAIVGAVPVIVNDNLYIAAGYNKHKQSTHSIVTVSLPLLLQSSNKSSSGRVWNKLSDMPYSSQSINHHQGHLIIFSGDYMDKQTKKWTLSPMIYIYNTYTKSWEYVAENSIEYHFDLSIHVNDSQIFLVGGLTGTHNSDIDDDLVTTCMLVTITPQ; from the exons ATGATGGCTGCTCGTGATGTTTTACCACTTGACATACCAGCTTCACTACAAGACTGGGTCATTGATAATATTCAACTTGGCAGACAAATCGGAAGAGGAGCGAATGGCAGGATCCTAGAGGCTAGATGGGAAGGTACTGATGTGGCAGTTAAGGAAATACACACCATTTTCATGAATGAAGTGAGCGAGGAAGAGTTTCAGGCGCTTAGACAACGTTTCTTGCGCGAGTGTGAGCAAAGCAGCCGATTACGTCATCCCAAAATAGTTCGTTTCTTCGGTATTTACATTTCTCCTGGTGCCAGAATACCTAGTTTAGTCATGGAACGACTTCACTGTAGTCTAACTAATCTGCTAGAACAAACTCCAGTCATTCCGACAGAAACGAAACTGAAAATTCTTTATGACGTGTCGTTAGGTGTTAGGTATCTACATTCCCGTACTCTTCCTATCATTCACCGTGATTTGTCGAGCAATAATGTTTTACTTTCAGAAAGAATGGAAGCAAAAGTTGGCGACCTAGGTACAGCCCGTCTTGTTGACCCGATAAAGCAGTCAAAAATGACCACAGCACCTGGTACTATTCATTTTATGCCTCCTGAAGCATTAGCAGATACACCAGAAAATGTTCAATATGGAAAGGAATTAGATGTGTTCTCATTTGGCTGTGTAATGCTCCACACTCTATCCCATCAGTGGCCCACTCCCTTGGAACCTGTAGTTACTGATCCTACAACATTTGAAGTCAAAGGTTGCACAGAAGTGGAAAGACGCAGTCAGTATTTCAGTAGAATGGACAGAAGCAAGTTAGGTGTGCTGGTTTCTTTGATTGAAAGCTGCCTCAGCAATCTTCCCAAGAACAGAACATCAATAGTGACACTATGTGAACAGTTGGAGGGTCTTGTCAATAAGGAACACCTCTCGGATTTGCCGCAGCTGCAATCACTACAGACAATAGGTGTTGAAATTAAAAGCAAAGGTGATAGGCTATCACAGCACCAGGGAACACAAAACCAGcctaaagatgaagtagattttGATGAAAATACAAAAGTAGATGGACTGGTTTCCAACTTGCAGTCTTTGTCTCCTTACCAATCACCAGCACAACTTCAGACACTTGCATCAGATATTTCAGGGACAGAAATGGGGCAAGACTTGTTGAAGCAACTTACTGTAGACAAAGTACCTCCATCATCGATGGAAAGTATTACTCCCATGATGAATCCAACCATGCCGAAACAG GTTCGCACAAGTACTGGAAACAACCTCAAGTTTACATGGCAGAAGTGTGCTGATCTTCCCATAAAAGCATTAGCCTTATCTGTTGCTGAACTTGATGGGAAATTATATGCTGCAGTAGATGATAGTAAAAATACCCCTCTTGTGTATGACTTGCACAAAGATTGCTGGTCTGTGCTGCCCAAACTTCCATATCTTAGATTTAGTCTAGTGGCTGTACCTAACAGGAAACAGTTATTAGCTATTGGAGGAAGTGTAGTTGATGGTAAAGCAACCAACAAAGTATTTCTGTGGAATGAAAAGTATGAGAAATGGTTTAATCGATACCCTGACATGCCAACTGCACGATGCCTTGCCTCATGCATTTCCCATGGATCATCAGTGATAGTAGCTGGTGGAGCAACAAGTTGGGATCCTAAAAGTGCGATAAGATCAGTAGAAGTTCTTCATATTGCTGACAATCACTCACACTGGAGTGTGGTTAAACACTTGCCTAATGCTATTGTTGGTGCAGTTCCTGTTATCGTCAATGACAACTTGTACATTGCTGCAGGATATAATAAACACAAACAGAGTACACATAGTATAGTTACTGTATCTCTACCATTATTACTACAGAGCAGTAACAAATCCAGCAGTGGTCGAGTGTGGAACAAATTATCCGACATGCCTTACTCTTCTCAATCCATCAACCACCATCAAGGTCATCTGATCATCTTCAGTGGAGATTACATGGATAAGCAAACTAAAAAGTGGACATTGTCTCCAATGATCTACATCTATAACACTTATACAAAATCCTGGGAGTATGTTGCTGAAAATTCGATCGAATATCATTTTGACTTGTCCATCCATGTAAACGATAGTCAGATCTTCCTTGTGGGAGGCTTGACTGGTACACACAATAGTGACATAGATGATGATCTAGTAACAACATGTATGTTAGTAACAATCACACCACAGTGA
- the LOC136248949 gene encoding SAP domain-containing ribonucleoprotein-like isoform X2, whose protein sequence is MSNAGLDEGTEDMHEIDIAEIKKLKVQELRTRLVDLGLSNKGNKPELVARLIEHLQKEAEEEELGDELLDEDNLEESYEGDKKPDTAANEPTKKEKSDVTDGKDSKDEVADDKPATDDKPATEAAKKPISQMTAQERAELRAKRFGVSEEEAKKMARRERFGPVDAGGSFSKKIKLSDEEMEKLKARATRFGSSVSPALTSLEDDAKKKQREQKFGAVPVTSLSSEQRKQKRAAKFNS, encoded by the exons ATGAGTAACGCGGGTTTGGATGAAGGCACGGAAGATATGCATGAGATTGATATTGCGGAGATCAAGAAGTTAAAG GTGCAAGAGCTTCGCACGCGACTCGTGGATCTAGGCTTGAGCAACAAAGGAAACAAACCGGAACTTGTCGCAAGACTGATCGAGCATTTACAGAAGGAAG CTGAAGAAGAAGAATTAGGTGATGAGTTACTTGATGAGGACAATCTTGAGGAGTCCTACGAGGGAGACAAGAAGCCTGACACTGCTGCCAACGAACCAACCAAGAAG GAGAAATCAGATGTTACTGATGGCAAGGACTCTAAGGATGAGGTAGCAGATGATAAACCAGCAACAGA TGACAAGCCTGCaactgaagcagccaagaagcCAATATCTCAGATGACTGCACAGGAG CGTGCTGAACTACGTGCAAAGAGGTTTGGGGTGAGTGAGGAAGAGGCGAAGAAGATGGCTCGCCGTGAAAG GTTTGGACCAGTCGACGCTGGTGGCAGCTTTAGTAAGAAAATTAAATTATCTGATGAG GAGATGGAAAAGTTAAAGGCGCGTGCTACTCGTTTTGGATCGTCTGTGTCTCCAGCCTTAACATCACTTGAAGATGACGCAAAGAAAAAACAGAGGGAGCAGAAATTTGGAGCTGTACCTGTCACGTCACTGAGCTCGGAG CAAAGAAAACAGAAGAGAGCTGCAAAGTTTAACAGTTAA
- the LOC136248956 gene encoding uncharacterized protein, with protein MKSCALLISQFLLIVLCQAEDKYVCTPDDLPAYCGCIVNTTTPFTVNLQFDKTIHTGDPFDKHAEYIYGGCFGVPECDAETAICLVYTAGRLTAKIGLLETVTYLVKQIDPLNVTAIYKGGNASAVIYLMCNETFKRAKLTYLHDDSKFYYFELIYSKFCVPANNTTMAPSTSTVTTMTTTSAVTKLLSAKFVGAELTATRAPVQSKHDENRNVVLDITWWSLIIATVATSIVVIVVYLQWKKRQSDESPIVEGRLIS; from the exons ATGAAGTCCTGTGCCCTGCTCATTTCACAGTTTCTTCTTATTGTATTATGTCAAGCCGAGGACAAGTATGTGTGTACACCAGACGACTTACCGGCTTACTGTGGATGTATCGTGAACACGACCACGCCATTTACCGTCAACCTACAGTTTGATAAAACAAT ACATACTGGAGATCCATTTGATAAACACGCGGAGTACATTTATGGAGGTTGTTTTGGTGTGCCAGAATGTGATGCAGAAACAGCA ATATGTCTGGTCTACACAGCTGGTAGACTCACAGCCAAAATTGGATTATTAGAAACAGTCACTTATTTGGTGAAGCAGATTGACCCTCTGAATGTCACTGCTATTTATAAAGGAGGCAA TGCCTCAGCAGTTATATATCTGATGTGTAATGAGACATTTAAGAGAGCAAAGTTGACTTACTTACATGACGATAGCAAGTTCTAT TACTTTGAACTGATATATTCCAAGTTTTGTGTCCCTGCTAATAATACAACCATGGCTCCTTCTACTAGCACTGTAACAACAATGACCACTACAAGTGCAGTCACCAAGTTATTGTCTGCTAAATTTGTAGGGGCCGAACTGACTGCTACCAGGGCTCCTGTACAAAGCAAGCACGATGAAAACAGGAATGTTGTACTGGACATTACATGGTGGTCACTCATCATTGCAACCGTAGCTACTTCCATTGTGGTCATTGTTGTGTATCTTCAGTGGAAGAAGAGACAAAGTGATGAAAGTCCCATTGTTGAAGGCAGGCTTATTAGCTAA
- the LOC136248954 gene encoding general transcription factor 3C polypeptide 4-like has translation MVMSVVSIGEFVNNYDVLTWSEDQRIALTLPRFVYIYNMVSGLRCKEGAGNDKEPLMSVNMATMPTDLESADVGVVLPDPKTEVKAPIMKRFCDQKYSKSIGNVFKMSQWTPIGCSLHGGCLLTCLMGGGHVILFAPPRSFGLQWKKIKTLSETLHDHWKETCYGDPPPCKHAFYDLDKRRELLHITTFLWLPHIIRSPETSAIILVVTTESRHVVFLRCVFNLLQGGITCSVDHMIKLPDNPWGQGCKLACMKHDDDIFLTVGCANGDVYLLLVGIAGADISYADIQPHPVIDGSDGIPVITMAWGRGFPAADHCSLVIAKNQLILVVHIPLMGGDITMHGVVEGHILPSSGLATLPSGRFISCSRDKSVVEFSSNFICGKAPKQTNTEFQIITSRQIEVDLKGEPIGVATSHNGLFVAVVELYEGVHNLAHSQCKIHFVKLISEWSDLIGCYQELVAMETPLYLCWDVFESLRQLLRIDIGQNVNTLLSAKVLKPEGNNFYCLQLARMVVAYCEHKDIGGIENFKLDGLDCHMIKNHIVTCLTSWISHSESNNNHADLVIINNMIGWLQVNGTVDDELLEKEVVTRLNSLQCTVSRQQCPVCGDQLTWQSHNSLQCSNKHSWNSCMFTCTALHDPTGNRCTQCGASAINIRSQGFQESTLVSLTERHDCILCGGSLSSL, from the exons ATGGTCATGAGTGTGGTAAGTATTGGAGAATTTGTGAACAACTATGACGTGCTGACGTGGTCTGAGGACCAGCGGATCGCCTTGACACTCCCGCGATTTGTTTACATCTAT AATATGGTGAGCGGGTTACGCTGCAAGGAAGGAGCTGGAAATGACAAGGAGCCACTAATGAGTGTGAATATGGCGACAATGCCGACAGATTTGGAGTCCGCAGATGTAGGCGTTGTCTTACCAGATCCAAAGACGGAAG TGAAAGCTCCTATCATGAAACGATTTTGTGACCAGAAATATTCCAAGTCAATTGGGAATGTATTCAAAATGTCACAATGGACGCCGATTGGCTGCAGTTTACATGGAGG GTGCTTATTAACGTGTTTGATGGGTGGAGGTCATGTGATCCTATTTGCCCCACCCCGTTCATTTGGATTACAGTGGAAGAAG ATCAAGACATTATCTGAGACACTACACGATCACTGGAAGGAGACATGTTATGGTGACCCACCGCCGTGCAAACATGCCTTTTATGATTTGGACAAACGACGTGAACTGTTACATATAACAACATTTTTATGGCTCCCACACATTATCAGAAGTCCAGAAACATCAGCCATAATTTTAGTTGTTACTACGGAGAGCAGACATGTAGTCTTTCTTCGTTGTGTTTTCAATCTTTTGCAAGG GGGAATCACCTGCAgtgttgatcacatgatcaagctTCCTGATAATCCTTGGGGGCAGGGCTGCAAGTTAGCATGTATGAAGCACGATGATG ATATATTTTTAACTGTTGGATGTGCTAATGGAGATGTGTATCTGCTGTTAGTGGGCATAGCTGGTGCAGATATCAGCTACGCCGACATCCAGCCACACCCGGTCATAGATGGGAGTGACGGTATCCCAGTGATTACAATGGCGTGGGGGAGAGGCTTTcca GCAGCTGATCATTGTTCTCTGGTGATAGCTAAGAATCAGCTGATTCTGGTGGTACACATTCCATTAATGGGTGGGGATATTACCATGCATGGAGTTGTCGAGGGCCATATACTACCTAGCTCGGGGTTAGCAACACTACCAAGTGGACGATTTATAAGTTGTAGTAGAGATAAAAGTGTTGTAGAATTCTCATCAA ATTTTATTTGTGGTAAGGCTCCTAAACAAACTAACACAGAATTTCAAATAATCACATCAAGACAAATTGAAGTTGACCTGAAGGGTGAACCAATAGGAGTGGCCACATCACATAATGGACTGTTTGTTGCTGTTGTAGAACT GTATGAAGGTGTCCATAATTTAGCACATTCACAGTGTaag ATCCATTTTGTTAAGTTGATTAGTGAATGGAGTGATCTGATTGGCTGTTACCAAGAGCTAGTAGCCATGGAAACACCACTGTACCTGTGTTGGGATGTGTTTGAATCACTGAGACAGTTACTACGCATTGACATTGGCCAGAATGTTAATACTTTGCTGTCCGCTAAAGTGTTAAA GCCAGAGGGAAACAACTTCTACTGCTTGCAGTTAGCACGGATGGTGGTAGCATACTGTGAACACAAAGACATCGGTGGAATAGAAAAT TTTAAACTGGATGGACTGGACTGTCACATGATAAAGAATCACATTGTCACTTGCTTAACTAGCTGGATCAGCCACTCAGAATCTAATAACAATCATGCAG ATTTAGTAATCATTAACAACATGATAGGATGGCTACAAGTGAATGGAACAGTGGATGATGAACTACTGGAAAAGGAG GTGGTGACTAGATTAAACAGTTTACAATGTACAGTTTCTCGTCAACAATGTCCTGTCTGTGGGGACCAGTTAACATGGCAATCACACAACTCTTTACAATGCTCCAACAAGCACTCATGGA ACAGTTGTATGTTCACTTGCACAGCATTGCACGATCCTACTGGTAACCGCTGTACGCAATGTGGCGCCAGCGCGATAAATATTAGAAGCCAAG GCTTCCAGGAGTCAACACTAGTAAGTCTAACAGAGCGACACGACTGTATTCTGTGCGGCGGATCACTATCAAGTTTATGA
- the LOC136248952 gene encoding uncharacterized protein isoform X2, translating to MEDVTVYLSCSVTKKQRWNTVENEAECPLHVSICVVDSGTSAEIASLNNVTYVVNAVNPLNISAIYKGGDKSIAAAILYLVCNKTYDNATLSYLFSDVQYYHFELVYSKFCIPSVLSIANTATVAISSGSVNTKVTAVKEQTDCRGYQTRKILFGSVIIIIIVVAVVYFRKRTRHHIQHKEIPLHQ from the exons ATGGAGGATGTGACGGTGTACCTGAGTTGCAGTGTGACAAAGAAACAGCG GTGGAACACAGttgaaaatgaagcagaatgTCCACTTCATGTTTCA ATTTGTGTGGTTGATTCTGGTACCTCAGCTGAAATAGCTTCTCTGAATAACGTCACTTACGTGGTGAATGCCGTTAATCCACTAAATATTTCAGCTATCTATAAGGGAGGTGACAAATCAAT TGCTGCAGCTATTTTATACCTGGTGTGTAATAAGACTTATGATAATGCAACACTGTCATATTTATTCAGTGATGTTCAGTACTAT CATTTTGAGCTTGTATATTCCAAGTTCTGCATCCCTTCTGTCTTATCCATTGCTAACACAGCCACTGTAGCAATATCTTCTGGAAGTGTCAACACAAAAGTGACTGCAGTTAAAGAACAGACAGATTGCCGTGGTTACCAAACCAGGAAGATTTTGTTTGGTTCAgtaattatcatcatcattgttgtAGCTGTTGTTTATTTCAGAAAGAGAACAAGACATCATATTCAACATAAGGAGATTCCCCTGCATCAATAG